The Candidatus Bathyarchaeota archaeon genome includes a region encoding these proteins:
- a CDS encoding YkgJ family cysteine cluster protein, with protein sequence MRKIKPSTVKLKNNLNINSQSTPVGCSCLKLGKNVARIILSPETRQITNITVYQKNLRFKCKRCATFCCKLCGPNLTKGDIERIKQAGYKTESFLGPVQSGRYESMIAPYGCLRNKKDGSCIFLKFNHEKRSYECAIYDVRPVLCRLYPFEVEMPSPDCTIIRIISCCRGLNNADGELVDKRFIVSHIVEAIFNQNSEKTKKRVHRTNSSL encoded by the coding sequence ATTAGAAAGATTAAACCAAGCACTGTGAAGCTTAAAAACAACTTGAACATTAATAGCCAAAGTACACCCGTAGGATGTTCATGCTTGAAGTTAGGCAAAAACGTTGCCAGAATCATTCTAAGCCCAGAAACTAGGCAGATTACGAATATAACGGTCTACCAAAAAAATCTTCGATTCAAATGTAAGCGATGTGCCACCTTTTGCTGTAAGTTATGCGGACCAAACCTTACCAAAGGAGACATTGAGCGAATTAAACAAGCGGGCTACAAGACAGAAAGTTTTCTTGGACCTGTGCAAAGTGGGAGATATGAAAGCATGATTGCTCCGTACGGCTGTCTAAGAAATAAGAAAGATGGCTCATGCATTTTTCTTAAGTTCAACCATGAAAAGCGTTCTTATGAATGTGCAATCTATGACGTGAGACCGGTTTTGTGCAGACTTTATCCTTTTGAAGTTGAGATGCCTTCGCCCGACTGTACTATCATAAGAATTATTTCTTGCTGCCGAGGTTTAAACAACGCAGATGGAGAACTTGTCGATAAGCGTTTTATCGTAAGCCATATAGTTGAAGCGATATTCAACCAGAACAGCGAAAAAACTAAAAAAAGGGTTCATAGAACAAACAGTTCCTTATGA
- a CDS encoding AMP phosphorylase, whose amino-acid sequence MKLKARLISIPVGKRLVLLHEEDAKRSGILSHNRVKINYRKQTATAFTETTTTYLQLGEIGITKELQKELKIKDGSLVSVASAKTPESIKHIHKKMRGQTLTKDEIHNIINDIANHKLSEIEITEFLMAEEFHGLNMDEIEYLTKAMVDTGTTIDFGRPCYDKHSVGGVPGNKVTLLIVPIVAAAGLLIPKTSSHAVTSSSGTVDTMEVLADVEFTASELKEIALKTGGAIAWGGKLGMAPADDILIRVEYPLSIDPTGQMLASIMAKKLAVGADCVVIDIPVGQGAKVGKIEDARKLAQSFVELGNRFNVQVQCGITYGGQPVGHTVGPALEAREALLALQGKGPASLIEKSTALAGMLLEMGGVASPNEGKEMAREILFSGKALKKMKEIIEIQGGDPKIEPEKIPIGEHSIALRAPCNGFVTNVDNAAITAITRASGAPIEKGAGVVLRWKRGYKVKKGDVLLEIYAEQESKLAEAYNVALRTKPVTVEGMLLYRIPEQFRKVAYNQN is encoded by the coding sequence ATTAAACTCAAAGCAAGACTAATCAGTATTCCAGTGGGTAAACGCTTAGTTCTGTTGCATGAAGAAGACGCGAAAAGAAGCGGCATACTCTCCCACAACCGAGTGAAAATCAATTACAGAAAACAAACTGCCACGGCGTTCACGGAGACTACAACCACATACCTTCAACTAGGCGAGATCGGCATCACTAAAGAACTGCAAAAGGAACTCAAGATCAAAGACGGTAGCCTCGTCTCTGTGGCATCCGCAAAGACACCTGAATCCATCAAACACATTCACAAAAAGATGAGAGGCCAGACCCTCACAAAAGATGAAATCCATAACATAATCAACGACATCGCCAACCATAAACTAAGTGAAATAGAAATCACCGAGTTTCTCATGGCAGAAGAGTTTCACGGCTTAAACATGGACGAAATCGAATACCTAACAAAAGCCATGGTGGACACCGGAACCACCATTGACTTCGGGCGTCCATGCTACGACAAACACAGCGTGGGCGGAGTGCCTGGCAACAAAGTAACCCTTCTGATAGTTCCAATAGTGGCGGCTGCAGGCTTGCTAATCCCAAAGACCAGTAGCCACGCGGTCACTAGTTCTTCGGGCACCGTTGATACCATGGAAGTGCTTGCCGATGTGGAGTTTACTGCGAGTGAACTGAAAGAAATAGCGTTGAAGACAGGAGGTGCCATTGCTTGGGGTGGCAAATTGGGTATGGCTCCGGCAGATGACATCCTAATTCGAGTTGAGTATCCCCTCAGCATTGATCCCACAGGGCAGATGCTCGCCAGTATCATGGCTAAGAAACTTGCAGTTGGAGCTGACTGCGTGGTAATCGACATTCCGGTGGGGCAAGGGGCAAAGGTTGGGAAGATAGAGGACGCTCGAAAGCTCGCTCAAAGTTTTGTTGAACTGGGTAACCGCTTCAATGTGCAAGTTCAATGTGGAATAACATATGGTGGACAACCGGTAGGACATACGGTGGGACCAGCATTGGAGGCTCGTGAGGCTCTCTTAGCATTACAAGGAAAAGGACCAGCAAGCTTAATTGAAAAATCAACCGCGTTGGCCGGTATGCTCCTTGAAATGGGAGGCGTTGCGTCACCGAATGAGGGAAAAGAGATGGCTAGAGAAATTCTTTTTTCCGGCAAGGCGCTGAAGAAAATGAAAGAAATCATCGAAATACAAGGAGGAGACCCTAAAATCGAACCTGAAAAAATTCCAATCGGAGAGCACAGCATCGCTTTGAGAGCTCCATGCAATGGTTTCGTAACGAACGTAGATAACGCGGCAATAACCGCTATCACCCGTGCTTCAGGTGCTCCAATCGAAAAGGGAGCTGGTGTTGTCTTACGTTGGAAGAGAGGATATAAAGTGAAAAAAGGTGATGTACTGCTTGAAATCTATGCTGAACAAGAATCTAAGCTCGCTGAAGCGTACAACGTGGCGTTAAGGACAAAACCGGTTACCGTCGAAGGAATGTTGTTATATAGAATTCCAGAACAGTTTAGAAAAGTGGCGTATAATCAGAATTAG